The DNA sequence TTCGACAAACCCAACCGTCCGCTCGCGCACAAACGCTTCATCGATATATCCTTCGTCAAGCAGCACTTTCCCGATGCCGACGGCCAGCGCCGCATCCGTTCCGGGCTTGAGCGGCAGGTGCAGATCCGCCAACGCCGCCGTTTTCGTTTCCCGCGGATCCACCACGATGATAAAAGCGCCGTTCTTCTTCGCTTCATAAAAATACGGCATCAACTTCGGCTGGCATTCGGCGACATTGGTTCCAGCTAAAATGATCGTCTGGGCGAGTGGAATGTCGGAGAGCGGATTTGTCAACCCGCGGTCAAGACCAAACGCGTCGTTCATCGCGGCCGCGGTAGCCGGCATGCAAAAACGGCCGTTGTAGTCGATGTGCCGCGTCTTGAGCGCCACGCGGGCAAATTTCCCGAGCAAATACGCCTCCTCGTTCGTCAAGGATCCGCCGCCGTAAACAGCAAACGCATCGACTCCATCTCCTTCTGAATGGAGATGATTCGTTCCGCGATCAGCGAAAGCGCCTCCTCCCAACGGACCCGCACAAACCGGCCGCCCACTTTCGCAAGCGGAACCAACAGCCGCTCGGGATGCAAAGCGTGCTGGTAGGCGTTCATCCCCTTTAAACAAAGGCGGCCGTTGGACGTCGGGTTGTCGGTCGGGACCGCCTTGTAGCGGCGCCGCTCTACAATCCGCTCCTCCACCAGCTGAAGCGTGCACTGGACGCTGCAAAACGGACATTGCGTCGCGGCAGCCGTTTCTGACGCCCGTTCTTTTTCCTTGGCGCGAAAGTAGCGCAGCAATTCGTTCGTCATCGCCATTCCCCCGCTTCCTACAGCTCGACATATACCAAGCCGTCTTTCACCGCCGCGCGGTACGTTTTGACACACCCTTCATCCGGCGCCTGCACCCGGCCGTCTTTCAGGCAAATTTTCCAATCATGGAGCGGACAAAACACAAACTCGCCGCTCACAATACCTTGTGACAAATCGCCTCCTCGATGCGGACAGCGGTTTTCAACGGCAAATACTTGATCGTCACTCGTCCGGAACAACGCCAGCTCACGATTCCCGACCCGCACGCATTTTCCGAGCCGCTTCGGCAGCTGTTCCAATGTTCCCACTTCCACCTTCATCCTCTCTTCGTCCTCCCTCTGCATCGATGTCTGATCCTGTTTGGCCATTCCTTTACAAACTTTCATGAACAACAACGTAAAATCGTCGTTTCGCAAACGAAAACCTCGTTTCCGGCTGGACGATGGCCATCATTTCCCTCTCTTCGTTCCAGCATTGATCCTAACCCATGATCAATCCAGGCGGCGGAACATCAACTTTTTCCGCCCGCCGTCATCCCCCTTCATTCCACCGGCACCGGCTCTTTGTCGCCGATATCGCGGAACAACAGTTGCTGCACTCTCTCGTTTTCGACGATGTCCCGCCACGGATCTGTTGTCGTGGAAAGAGCTTTGTGAAGCCGCTCAAGCAGCGCGCGGCGCGTTTCCACATCGAACAACACTTCGCGGATATGCTCAAGCCCGACGCGCTCGACCCATTTGGACGTCCGTTCCAAATAATGCGCGGACTCGCGGTAATATTGCAAAAAAGCACCAGTCATCTCGATCACTTCGTCTTCCGTCTTGAC is a window from the Geobacillus stearothermophilus ATCC 12980 genome containing:
- the nirD gene encoding nitrite reductase small subunit NirD: MKVEVGTLEQLPKRLGKCVRVGNRELALFRTSDDQVFAVENRCPHRGGDLSQGIVSGEFVFCPLHDWKICLKDGRVQAPDEGCVKTYRAAVKDGLVYVEL